A window of Misgurnus anguillicaudatus chromosome 3, ASM2758022v2, whole genome shotgun sequence genomic DNA:
aacttttaaaaatatatattttttggtttTATCACGTTTTATTCTACAACATAAAACACACCAGTAATACGCCCACTTTTTTTAGCTTTTAATTTCGTCAAAGAACtgactgtgcgttcacaccagacgcggaagaggcgcTTTTCatgcgtagttggacgcttgaacattttgagtttactcacttcattttgtgcatgaaattctagtcattcgagacattcacgcgtaaATTCggatcatgggaggggcttatatagctcaaattgagtaaacttaccagattgtttAACCTCCTCACTCTTTCAAACAAGATtcttttaattcctgtaaaagtacgAAGATATCTTGTGTAGTGATGATtattgtcctccattgttgttttgtttttctgcctccgcttgcttcctgtaatcacgtcactgctagagcaagctcctgattgttaaacgcggcgcgaaaatccgccaaagttcagatttttcaactcacgtggatcccgcggcaatgctcaattcacaCGTGTTTCACACCTTCCACGCTTACCGCGCCGcgtttttgcattgacttaacatgtaaatcacttgcgcttgctgcctcttccgcgtctggtgtgaacgcaccattagattaaaaaatttataaaagttGTGAAGATTGTCCTATTGGACAAAACGTTGATGTGTATAACTAATGAACTTTTTAAGCTTATTTCTTTTTTGGACTTTTTGGCTAGAGAACCAGTGTCCTCTAACTTCTGGGTTGGCCTCCAAAATACGTCATCCATGTGGCACTCTATTGAGTCACATTCTAACACTGTGGCTCAACAAATTGTCCTGTCATATAAGGCCACTGTTTGTATTTACAATGTAATCTACGGTTTACCACAGTGTGAATTGACAGCCATCGAGCCGTTGAGCCATTACGCACATTCGGTATCTTAATCTATAAGGGAAACAATTGCACAGTACACTTTCCGGTCGTGTTCATGTGCGTGGTGTGTTTGCCTTTTACAGATGACACAAATCTCAAGCTCTGCTTTTTGTAAATAATAAGTGTTTTTATACgtaaaaaaatgttaacaatACAAACTCAGTGCACTACTTATCTTCTGTGTAACAGTGCAGTGCGACATTTGCCGTGGCTTAAAGCTGCAGTAAAGAATACTTGTAAAGCCTGGAGTATAGTTCGTTTTTTATGTGTACGTGAGCGTACgcgcaaagcatagtttatttggcTCATACTCGTACACAGACGTTCGACGCATGTGCATTGCGACAAATTCTAATGCCTGTCCTGGCCTACATAATACATATTCTTGTACATGTGCGACCAATTTGTACAAAGTATGCGCATACTATTTTGATCACGAAATTTGCGCCGCGCGCACTTTATGCTGAGCCTTGCGTACGCATGAAAACGGGACTATACTTcaggcttaaaggaatagtctactcattttcaatgttgaagTGTGTTATTGCCTTGGCTgggaattgttgatacatccctctgtcatctgtgtgcgtgcgcgtgggcgctggagcgcgctgcgacgcttcgatggcatttggcttggccccattcattcaatggtgccatttagagataaagttagaagtgaccaaacacatcaacgtttttcctgtttgggacgagtggttgtacGAGCGGGTTTGGTGGTGCAGGGTGAAGCGTGGCGTttttctgggcggatttagAGGAGGAACTGTgttttgtggcgtggtggcgcttttgggagtacttcgactcgcctgaaaagtccgctccccttctcactctcataatgggagagggagggtgttactgcgccgagtcgaagtactcccaagggtgctattgcgccatagaatgtggttcctcttttgaatccgcttggaaaaacgctgcgttttgttttgtgccaccggACTTGCGGTATGGCTGCTCGTcttaaatgggaaaaatgttgatgtgtttggtcgcttctggctttgtctctgggtggtgccattgaatgaatggggctgggctgggtgctgtcgaggcgtcgcggcgcgctccggctCTTGCGTGCGCGCGCACAGATGATGGAGGGATGTAGAAACGGTTCTTGGTtggggtaataacatattttaatattgaaaatgagtagactattcctttaagaaaccTGAAAAAAGTGGTCGATGACTTCTGTGATAAAATAACAGTACATGTTTTGTAGACATAACACTTGAATTCGTGGGTGCTTGTGTGTATGTGCACACTCTAAATGTGAACATTTCTAATGGGGGAAAATTTGCTGAGAGGAATGAAGGGATAAATGGACAAATAGAGAAATACTTCCCCACatgtaaatcttttttttatgttgttcaGACTTAGTGACTGGGATTTATTTAGTTTCATTTTGTTAGACTTTTGATGGATTCAGATTGGGAATAAGATTTGATTTTCACCACGATCAGCCTTTATTCTTGTTACGTTCATGGGGAAACGCTTCTCTCGGGTATGGATGAACGTTTAATATGGACGAAGACATCGGGATCTGGATGCCTGACACTAACAGGACTTGCAATTTGCCTCTTAGACAAAATAATATGGAGGATGAAAAACTGAAATAGAGCAAACTTCCTCCTTGTCATGCAGTCACTAGTAAGACTTGTGTGGATGTAGTGTAAGATAACCTAGCTGTCTTTACCAAGTGCAGTATTGTTGGTTTCATTTACTTGCATCCAGTGTCATAAATCTGACAAAACAGTGTTTGAAACATGCATAAGATATGGTATTTAATGCCACTATCAAAACATCAAACCTTTATTCTTGAACTTTATGGATTAATTTGTATAACAGTATTATGAATAATATCATAAATTACATTAGCAGGTAGAAATGTCATTAGGAAATGTCATGTGAAATCTTTTATGCTGACTTTGTGACACCCTCAGTCAATTGaggttgtgtgtttgtgaattATTGTGGTACAAAAGTGGATGCAGTGTTCGGATGCCAACAGGAAAGGGCTTGTGTCCCTTACCGTCAAAACGTACACATATACAGACACTTTTTGATGTAGTGTGCAGCCACCTAAATTACATTACTAGGAAAACACTCGTGCACAAAAGCATAGTAAAAATAAAGCAATGCAAGTTTTAGACAAACACAGAACACTAACTAAAAACTTGTTTTACACACAGAAAACATTAGTGGCTAAACTGCTATATAATGATTTTTGTAATTACATGGTTTAAGCCACTAACCATCTTATAGACAATCCAGATGTTCGGATCTATGATTCTGTACCATACGATGCCATTGCATGACAAAAGGAAAACGAGAAAGAATTAATCTGCCTTTCTTAACATTTTCATACGGTATCCTTTCGTTCtctaaatgtacacatttttaAATTCTATAGCTTTTCTTGTTGTATAGATCATAACAAATAAACCTACTCACTCCTTTCTAAATGTGAATAAGAACGATTCGTCATAAATTGATGTTTTGATAACAATTCTTATggatttttcatgttttttatgttttttcatttgtgATTAAGATGTTGTACATGTCAGAAAATTGATTTTCTGAGCCTGGATTCaatgttttaataatatattaaaatgaaCTTATCTGGTGCAGGGTGTTGAGCATCAGTGCCTGAAGACggggaaaaaaatcactttaaaaacaaaacgtTTGGTCCTTAAATTTTAATGCTTACAATAGGAAATAAGCTATGAGCGTATGCCAAAGTTCTTGAAGAGAATTTGTAcacatgtttgtttgaaaactGCATGAATCTGTAAGTGGGCCCACATTTAAAAATAGGCCATGTTGAAGTATACAACATCAAAAATATGCAGTTGGGCTGTTAATAAACTACTATATGTTTCAATGCCATAGAGAAATAGTCTAAACTTGTCTGTTGTTTCTCGAATGCTGTTGTATTATTACAAAATATGCACTACAACATTGAAGTTGCTAAGAATTGTATTAGTGTCCCTAATGCTGtgcattgattttgtattaAGGCAACAGTTCacaccaaaatgaaaattctattaTCATATCCCACTTTTGTCAAACCTGTGTTTTTCCACGGAGTGCACAACTATacaaccatagatatgtataaaggctagatgtctcgcccgcgctgctggccaattaagTGGAACGTCCCCATTtagcggccatcttaccacaggcagctcgctcactcgtagcattgagttttaatggtgaaggtacttttaaatgaccataacttgcttaattttctaccgattttcaaacggtttggtttgttataaacgtcaaagatgttcCTATGACACTGAATACTTGtacaaaagagaaaaaaaatcatgaaacatgttaaatcATCCataattatagccacgttaataacgtttgtaagaaaccaaacagtttaaaaattggtagaaaatgtatcaagttatggtcatttaaaagtacctgaaCCATAAAAACTCAATGCCACGAGTGAGCGAGCCGCCCGcggcaagatggccgccaggtgatgacgttagagactccgccgtaagaCATCCgtctttatacatatctatgtatACAAGTTATTGAGCATAATGTCGAATTTATCTTATACAATTTTCtattaaaaatcttaaaaacattttttactaaATTCTACTGCATCCAAAGGACCATACACAAATTTACCTGTAGCCTATtatattaacaaaaaataatcgTATTAAAGTCGATACTTTACATCATTTTAGAAATATAGGCCAGCatatatgttgtgttttggtgctggtttgctggtgaccaccagctaaaccagcaccaaaccagcatgggaattatgctgttTTTTAGCAGGGTAATAATCTTTTAGGGGCCATCTGGCTAAAATTTTAGAAATCactttttaaaacaagttagCTCTTAAACATAACtgactttaaaggcggagtgcacaatgtttgaaagccaatgttgatatttgaaatcacctaaacaaacacgcccctaccccaatagaatctggaccttcttttaaaagacccgccccacacatacgcaacccggcaaggatgtcagttagtagacacgcatcttactgctgattggctataagtgtgttttggtagtcggcccgtctccttatccaaagtgtttttcaaacattgtgcactccgcctttaaaatgtttttgcgtCTTACCATAACATCAATATAACTTTACCACATTATAGGCGCGTATGCATATATgggtatttatttatttatttgtttatttgtcagGGACAATGCAGAGAGGCACATTGTAACAGGTTACAATAACTTAAACAGATGTGTTGCACACAGGGTTTCTAGCCAAAGCTATTTTGCAACCCCTGTCCCTGGTTATCACCACCACCAATAAAACCAAAGACAAACATCAgaaacaacaataaaacattaaaaattacaattaataaaaTCACAGTGACATGATCAGTGATCGCAGATTTGGTTTTGTTTCAGCCAGTATTTCACCTTTTCATTAAATGGTTTCAaatttgtttctgtttttatttctgttggTAGGGTATTCCATAAATGTATCCCTTTTACAGAGAACGATGACTGACCAAAACTAGTTTTACGCTGTGCCACCCTGCAGTTGCCATGTGCTGATCCCCTGGTGGTGATCCTATTAGTacttattttttgtacatatggACAAAGTGCTGGTGGCGCAAGATTTATCAGATTAAGGGCCAAATTGGGATGCTGCAATTTTGAAAATTCCAAATTTGACTAATTGGTATACATCAAATTATCAGTCCTTAAGTCAGGAGCGACGTTATGAGCTTGGTTGAGACCATAAGATAAGGgaatttatgatttttttgccattttcttGACTATGTCAAGTAAATGTGTCTTTACCATCACATcattaaatatatgtaaaaataaaacttaaatgataaatcagtgctttaaaacattttgtggttTCACAAGTAATCTAATTTATCTCGAACTTAATGAGATTTTACTTGCAAGATGAATTATAGTCATTTACGTATCTAAATTTCTGATTCATCAATTTACTCTTGCTTGGAATCTAGGCTTATTTTAAGTGAATGCCAcatatcaaaactttttaatacattgtcagaaatgtataattgtaggatgcttttgttatttatacataatttattgGCAAAATTATGTATTGTGCTGGTAATGACTGTGCtggtaatgacatttttgtaaaaaactaGCCCTACTAGCTAAGATGATGACTAAGCAAGTGTAGCTAGCTTTCTACAGGTaatgtacacaattttaactattaaagtgatacaaatatttcaaaaatgttaaaaaatacagaaatacaacACATATGGTAATGACGCATAATAAGTGTACATGCCCAACACAAAGAATAAAGAgtagatttacttacttttcaGGACATCAAGGCATCAGTCTTGCAGCTTGAAATCCATGTGCTCCACTTTGTCATAAGGTTACCATGGCTaccaaataaacttttgatgaaAAAACTGTGGGAAAGTCCCTTTATGCAGAGCGTGTTGGTAATGACAGCTAAACCATGGAACAGGTAGAAATTCCGCAAAATAAAGGACAAAATGCATACATATGCTTAATCTGTGCATGTAGTTTATTAGTTCAAGTAACATTTAATATGCATAggcctttttttattaatttgtgataaATAATGTTTGAGATATGGCACAACATGTGAAAACTCTGGTAAAGGGCAATACCAAAACACCGATATTGTACCACAAAACACcaataaaatgtgataaaattattaaaatgattattatAAAATTAGCAGCCATAAAAAAGTCTAggcttgtttttatttatacttaTTAATGGTGCTCAAATTTATTAGATTTGATTAGTTTTTAATAGAATTTCACCCTGGGGACATAAATAGGCCCGAATTCTGGTAAATACCCCCGAATTCTGGCAAATACCCATATGGGTCCTTTGACcgttaatttaaaatatacaagCGCGCGCGCGGACTTCGACTGTGAGCAGCACGAGCGGATTCGGGATCCTGAGGCAGATaagcaaaaatgtttaaatattaaacgTTGAGGCTTATAAGTTCATAACAAGATGTTTATCACTTTAGTTGATTTGAGTTTTATTGgattgtaaatttgtttgaaCAATATATCGTGTTAAACAGCTTTGCGCGTCTATGCTAAACTCGATGATCACAAGGGTCAACCCTAAACTCAAATGTAATGCAGATGATGGGCAAAAAGTAGTTTAGAATTCAAAAGGAGAAACAAGGGAAATTTTGGTGACAGAAAAACGTAACTGTTACAGTTACGGTTTAACAATTGTAGGCCTAACAACAGAACATGTAACGTTAAGTTACAAAGTTTTATCAGTGACACTAGTAGATTgtgtaatattttgtttaaatatttggaCATCGTGGACACTTTTAACAGCAAAATCATCATTTGGGAGAGCATTGTTTTGGAGTCGCTGCCAAAtgctgtatatgtgtgtgtgtgtgtgtgtgtgtgtgtgtgtgtgtgtgtgtgtgtgtgtgtgtgtgtgtttcagaatTTCATAAAGTATAACAAtactattttatattatttatatttatatgaaactGAATATGATATCAGGCAATAAGCAAGTAGACCTGCGGGTCAATCGTTGTAACTTCGTGCTGCCACGAGAGGGCGCATGCGCGCAGCGATAACACAGTTGAAGCAAAACCTTAAATCTTGACTGGTAACTCTTCTGCATCACCAGTGGTTGTGAACAGGTAACCGACACATCGCCGCGCTGGATTTAATGAAAATGCTTGTGGAAATCTGCGTGAAAATTTTTACCCTGAGGACACATCGTaatatttgatattttgaaaGTTATAAGAAGACAACGGATTATAGACAGATTAATGCAGGCAAGTAAaaccattacattttattaactgTTTAGTTATGATAAATATATAATTCTAAAATGTTAATAGTATTGATAATATAACTGCAaggttttttttgcttcagttgactaatgaaatataaaaacattaatttttaaagatataCATTAATCAGcataacatgtttaaaaattgtatttACAACCATTGATAATTAAATTACGTTAATAGTATTGTGActatcaataaaaaaatttcAGTGCCATGCATAACTACTGTACAAACACATTAATTCAGATACAGCATgtgaaattttaaacaatagACAATTGCTAAGTGAAAACCTTCCTGTTTAAATAATACACTgttgttaaacatttaatttgcaGCATTTAATGTGAATCTCGGTCTTTACAAAGAAACGTATGTGTGTACCAGCGTGGCACTGAAGTGTGAATAAATGAAAGTATCTAAAAAGCTGTATCTTTTTCAAATTTGTTGGTCTTTCTCATTGCTTTCAAGGGGCAATTGATATGCGTATAGCTGTGTAAGTGCAATATATCATGTGTGTAATTGTCGCTCTTTCCTTTTTCAGGTCACACAGGGTACAGATGATCTTGAGGTGTGAAGAGAGGAAGAGAAGGaactgaaaaaaatgtgttgcgGTTATAGAAGAGGATCTTTTTTGCCTTTATTCTCATCCATATTATTATTCGGCAAGGACAATAATAACTTTATCTTTGGAAATATGTCCAGTAGTAATGCATCAAAGTTAAAAAAGGAAATACAGGAAGAGCAATGGATTTGGGGTCGTCTTTGCTCCCTCGTGGCCTTCAAGCTTTCACATACATGAATATAGAAACTTTAGTACCCTCAAAgtagaaaataaaaatttagagagaaagaaaaattaATTGTTGAAGATAACCAGACAGCGCATTATGTCGTGGTGTAACCTTCTTACGTTACAGGAATAACACTATGAATCTGACCCCAGATCAGCCACCGACCCAGCTCTTTAATTTACCCAGTGCATTGGACCTTCAAAACAAAAGCAGGCCGGACCTTGCAGCTCGAGCCATGCTCTTCAACAACACCTTTTTCCTCCAGGATAATGCAGCTTTAGAATGGGAGTTATTTCTGACCATTCGAGAGCCTGGCACTATTATCTTGACTGTCTTGTACTCAGTTTCCTTTCTTGTAGGTTTCACTGGAAACGTCATGTCCCTTAAAGTCCTATTAGGGCAAAATGGAAGTGTGCGTCTGTCAGGTGCAAGTGCCACGCGCTGCCTGCTGATAAACTTAGCGGTGTGTGACCTGGCGGTAGTTTGCGTGTGCATGCCGGTCACCTTGGGCCACCGCATCTACACGCCATGGGTGTATGGAGACTTTTTGTGCCGCGCTGTACCTTTCACGCAGGCCGTGTCTGTTTCCGCCAGCGTCCTGAGCATCACGGTCATCAGCATTAGCCGGTACTATGCGGTTCACTCTCCGCTACAGTCCCGTGCTTACTTCACCCGTCGACGCATCCTCGTCTCCGTTGCAGCCGTGTGGCTGATCTCCTCAGTGATCTGCATGCCGGTTGCCATAGTTACCAGACGTGATGATGTAGCTTTGATTGAAGGGCTGGCTATCGTTTTGCCAGTCTGTGGAGAGGTGTGGCCTCAGCCACGCTTGCGACAGGTGTACAATG
This region includes:
- the LOC129444877 gene encoding galanin receptor 2a yields the protein MNLTPDQPPTQLFNLPSALDLQNKSRPDLAARAMLFNNTFFLQDNAALEWELFLTIREPGTIILTVLYSVSFLVGFTGNVMSLKVLLGQNGSVRLSGASATRCLLINLAVCDLAVVCVCMPVTLGHRIYTPWVYGDFLCRAVPFTQAVSVSASVLSITVISISRYYAVHSPLQSRAYFTRRRILVSVAAVWLISSVICMPVAIVTRRDDVALIEGLAIVLPVCGEVWPQPRLRQVYNVLLFTALYCLPVAFNLTLAFLTYHRLRTTSGEVRFTELDPRSQVLHEARLQGRSQIARMVAALVLLFALSWLPMYVADMWLDRELLHPPHWLLQARPFAQWLGLTNSSLNPFCYCFIGDLHRSARALRLRLIGPSPASALALASLPTIFQLQNDKKTPVDGANKSNSCGEDAEDLSLSMWWTQSSACGSIGLPYHLGMTDTAIKLDT